A window of the Candidatus Baltobacteraceae bacterium genome harbors these coding sequences:
- the rph gene encoding ribonuclease PH, which yields MNRFDGRKPDELRPVTIEPNFLKYAEGSALITVGNTRVLCAASVDEKVPPWMRGRGTGWVTAEYSMLPRATQERTQREASKGKLGGRTHEIQRVIGRALRAVTDMAKLGERSIWLDCDVLQADGGTRTAAVTGAWVALTLALLKSHDPKNGRAWPLLGQIAATSVGIVHGYPILDLAYEEDSKAETDMNVFMTDAGTFVEIQGTAEAAPFSRTELDRLLSLAQGGIETLLAMQRAVVEPYGYPVPANAR from the coding sequence ATGAATCGTTTTGACGGGCGAAAGCCCGACGAATTGCGGCCGGTGACCATCGAGCCGAATTTTCTTAAATATGCCGAAGGCAGCGCGCTCATTACCGTCGGCAACACGCGCGTGCTCTGCGCCGCGAGCGTCGACGAGAAAGTTCCGCCCTGGATGAGGGGACGTGGAACGGGTTGGGTGACGGCCGAATATTCGATGCTTCCGCGCGCCACGCAGGAGCGAACGCAGCGCGAAGCGTCCAAAGGCAAACTCGGTGGCCGCACGCACGAAATCCAACGCGTGATCGGCCGGGCGCTGCGTGCCGTAACCGATATGGCCAAGCTCGGCGAGCGTTCCATCTGGCTCGACTGCGACGTGTTGCAGGCCGACGGCGGCACGCGCACGGCAGCGGTTACCGGAGCCTGGGTCGCGTTGACGTTGGCGCTGCTCAAATCGCACGACCCGAAGAACGGCCGCGCTTGGCCGCTGCTCGGACAGATCGCCGCCACCAGCGTCGGGATCGTGCACGGCTATCCGATCCTCGATCTCGCGTATGAAGAGGATAGCAAGGCCGAAACGGATATGAACGTCTTTATGACCGATGCCGGTACGTTCGTCGAGATTCAAGGCACCGCCGAGGCCGCCCCGTTTTCACGAACCGAACTCGACCGTTTGCTCTCGCTCGCGCAGGGCGGCATCGAAACGCTGCTCGCGATGCAGCGGGCGGTCGTCGAACCCTACGGCTATCCCGTGCCGGCGAATGCACGATAG